Sequence from the Corallococcus sp. EGB genome:
CTGAACACTGCGTCACCCCCGACCCCCTCTCGGAGGTTCCCCGTGTTCAGCGTGCGTTGCCTTGCCCCCCTGGCGGGCGCCGCCCTCCTGTTCGCCTTGCCCGTCGCCGCTGAAGAAGCGGTGTGCGCGCCCGTGGCGAAGGTTCCCTTGGAGCGGCATCTTCGGCAGCTTTCTCTCGATTTGCTGGGACGTCCTCCGACCATGGAGGAGTACAAGGCGTTCCAGGCGAAGGGCTCCGTCACCGCGGAAGACGTGCGCGCGATGATGAAGGACGAGTCCTTCTACGCCCGGATGCGCGAGTACCACCGCGCGCTGCTGCGCTCGAACATCAACGGGAGCGTGCAGGGCAACGGCGACTACCGCGTGTCCGGCACGCCGCTGAGCTTCGCGGGCAACAACTCCAACAGCCTTCGCGGCGGCCAGAGCCAGCGCTGTGACGGGGAGATTGCCCAGGACAACTGCAAGGCGAACCCGCAGGACGCGCACCAGGACAACTCCACGCCCCCCGCCTGCCGCGACGCGCAGGGCGTGCCGCTGCCGGTCAGCTACGACTACGACACGAACTACTACCAGTGCCGCCAGCTGGACGTGGCCTCCACGTCGCCGGAGCTGAAGTTCGCGGACTGCAACGCGCTGAAGGCCGACGCGACGTACGGCAAGTACGTGAACTTCTGCGACAACCGCTTCCTGGCGTCCGCGGGCAAGTCCGTGGGCTACCTGTGCCTGCCGGACCCGAACAAGAACACCACCAACGTGCTGGTGCCGTCGCCTTCCACGGGCGTCATCACCGCGTGGGTGCAGCCGCCGGGCGGAACCGGCACCCTGACGTTGAGCCGCTGCGGCTTCACCATGGCGCGGCGCAACGGCGTCGAGGGCACCTGGGTGCCGCAGCAGGGCTGCGTGCAGCGCGAGGGCTACGTCACCACGACGGTGCAGCCCTACTGGTCCACCACCACGGAGGCCGTGAAGGTGTGCGCCGTGGAGGCGCAGAACCGCCCGACGAACCCGTACACCGGCGAGTCCTGTGAGACGGCGCGCTTCAACGGCGACCGCACCTGCGGCTGCGGCGACAAGATGCGCCGCTGCGAAATCGCCGAGGTGCACACCGCGCGCGTCGCCGCCTTCAACGAGGAGCCGCTCTACATCACGGACTCCGTGGTGCGGAACGACGAGCCCTACTTCAACATCCTCACCACCCGCCGCTCCTTCATGAACGGCCCGCTGTCCGAGTTCTACCGGCAGCGCCAGGGCGTGGGCGTCTTCAGCATCAAGTCCCCCGTGGACTCCGCCGCGCTGCCCGACGTGACGTACGCGAACGCCACCCAGTGGAGCGAGTACGTCCGCGACAACACGCACTCCGGCGTGCTCACCACGCCCGAGTTCCTCTACCGCTTCCCCACGCAGCGCGCCCGCGTCAACGAGTTCTACGAGGCGTTCCTCTGCAAGCACTTCGCCCCGGCCGCGGACGCGAACCTGCCGCCCCCGGACGACGCCTGCAACCGCGAGAACAACCTGGCCAAGCGCTGCGGCTGCAACTACTGCCACGCCACCATCGAGCCCACGGGCGCGCACTGGGGCCGCTACGCGGAGCGCTCCGCGCTGTTCCTGTCCCCGGATCAGTTCCCCCGCCTGGACGTGAAGTGCCGCGACTGCGCCATCAACGGCGACACCAACTGCGGCGGCGAGTGCAGCCAGTACGTGATGCAGGCCTTCGACGGCGACGGCGCCAGCTCGCTGGGCCTCCTGAAGACCTACCTCTACCGCACCGCGGATGAGGAGAAGAACATCGAGGGCGGTCCGCAGGCGCTGGTGAAGCGCATGATGGAGACGGGCGACCTGGAGCGCTGCACCGTCAAGCGCATCTGGAACGAGTTCCTGGGCCGCGCCATGACGGCCGAGGAGCAGCGGCTGTACCTCCAGCAGATGTCGCAGGACTTCGCCAAGAACAACCACAGCCTCAAGGGCCTCATCGAGCAGGTGGTGATGTCCGACGCGTACCGGAGGATCGACTGATGCGCCGCCTTCTGCTGACCGCGCTGCTCGCGCTCGCCACGGGCTGCACCCAGGGCTCCGTGGACGCCCCCGCCAAGCCCGTCCCGCTGGACGCCCAGCTGGACCCGGTGCCCAACCCGCACGG
This genomic interval carries:
- a CDS encoding DUF1585 domain-containing protein → MEEYKAFQAKGSVTAEDVRAMMKDESFYARMREYHRALLRSNINGSVQGNGDYRVSGTPLSFAGNNSNSLRGGQSQRCDGEIAQDNCKANPQDAHQDNSTPPACRDAQGVPLPVSYDYDTNYYQCRQLDVASTSPELKFADCNALKADATYGKYVNFCDNRFLASAGKSVGYLCLPDPNKNTTNVLVPSPSTGVITAWVQPPGGTGTLTLSRCGFTMARRNGVEGTWVPQQGCVQREGYVTTTVQPYWSTTTEAVKVCAVEAQNRPTNPYTGESCETARFNGDRTCGCGDKMRRCEIAEVHTARVAAFNEEPLYITDSVVRNDEPYFNILTTRRSFMNGPLSEFYRQRQGVGVFSIKSPVDSAALPDVTYANATQWSEYVRDNTHSGVLTTPEFLYRFPTQRARVNEFYEAFLCKHFAPAADANLPPPDDACNRENNLAKRCGCNYCHATIEPTGAHWGRYAERSALFLSPDQFPRLDVKCRDCAINGDTNCGGECSQYVMQAFDGDGASSLGLLKTYLYRTADEEKNIEGGPQALVKRMMETGDLERCTVKRIWNEFLGRAMTAEEQRLYLQQMSQDFAKNNHSLKGLIEQVVMSDAYRRID